Proteins from a genomic interval of Candidatus Sericytochromatia bacterium:
- a CDS encoding gamma carbonic anhydrase family protein, with product MADSFQLRDSVVIDETAFVAPNATVLGRVRIGAQASVWFGAVVRAEQAEVVIGARSNVQDGAVVHVDEGFPVHIGEDVTIGHRAVVHGARIDDGSLIGIGAILLNGAHIGPGSIVAAGALVPEGKQFPPHVLLMGVPAKVARTISEQEVARIRESAAHYVTYGEAYAERLGDLL from the coding sequence ATGGCAGACAGCTTTCAGCTTCGAGATTCGGTCGTCATCGACGAGACCGCCTTCGTGGCCCCGAATGCCACCGTGTTGGGACGGGTTCGGATCGGGGCGCAGGCGAGCGTCTGGTTCGGCGCCGTGGTTCGCGCGGAGCAAGCCGAGGTCGTGATCGGCGCGCGCTCCAACGTCCAGGATGGGGCTGTTGTGCACGTGGATGAAGGTTTTCCAGTGCACATTGGTGAAGACGTCACCATCGGTCATCGCGCGGTGGTTCACGGGGCCCGTATCGACGACGGCAGCCTGATCGGGATTGGCGCGATTCTGCTGAACGGGGCGCACATCGGGCCGGGTTCCATCGTGGCGGCTGGCGCCCTCGTGCCGGAGGGCAAGCAATTTCCCCCCCACGTGCTGTTGATGGGGGTACCCGCCAAGGTGGCCCGGACCATCTCCGAGCAAGAGGTGGCGCGCATCCGCGAAAGTGCGGCCCATTACGTGACTTACGGCGAGGCCTATGCCGAGCGCCTCGGCGACCTTCTTTGA
- a CDS encoding LptA/OstA family protein, with translation MTLLGRCLFATAACLWAIAPEAWGAAPSALPTRGGEEAMGQTLRLEADSISYDAQKRTYQVRGRVRIALADLTVRCESAILTAAPAQDQILKVVFSGQVEARRGPDSFRAQRITYHVRERRMFAEGSTRTQLRLPAGVPGVGLSL, from the coding sequence GTGACGCTGCTCGGACGCTGCTTGTTCGCGACGGCCGCGTGCCTCTGGGCGATCGCCCCGGAGGCCTGGGGGGCAGCGCCCTCGGCTCTACCCACCCGCGGCGGCGAGGAAGCGATGGGACAGACCTTGCGCCTGGAGGCCGACAGCATCAGCTATGACGCCCAGAAGCGGACCTATCAGGTCCGTGGGCGGGTCCGGATCGCCTTGGCGGACCTGACGGTGCGGTGTGAATCAGCCATTCTGACGGCAGCCCCGGCGCAGGACCAGATTCTGAAAGTGGTGTTTTCGGGCCAGGTGGAAGCCCGGCGGGGCCCCGATTCGTTCAGGGCGCAGCGCATCACGTATCATGTTCGGGAGCGGCGAATGTTCGCCGAGGGCTCGACGCGCACCCAACTCCGTCTTCCGGCAGGCGTACCTGGAGTCGGGCTGAGCCTCTGA
- the lptB gene encoding LPS export ABC transporter ATP-binding protein — protein MAIVTDNLKKSYRSRQVVNGVSITVNRGQIVGLLGPNGAGKTTTFYMVVGLVKPNGGDVLLDGEPISHLPMHLRARKGIGYLAQEPSVFRKLTVEENIIAVWQFKGVPKAEQKARLPALLEEFNLTKVARNKGSQLSGGERRRVEIARAMAANPSFLLLDEPFSAIDPLTVAELQKMIRRLKEKNLGILITDHNVRETLGVVDYAHILSNGEVVVSGTPEEIASSEIARRHYLGEEFRM, from the coding sequence ATGGCCATCGTCACGGACAATCTAAAAAAGTCTTACCGCTCGCGACAGGTCGTCAACGGCGTCTCGATCACGGTGAACCGCGGCCAGATCGTCGGCTTGCTCGGGCCCAATGGCGCGGGCAAGACAACCACCTTTTACATGGTGGTGGGCCTCGTCAAGCCCAACGGCGGGGATGTGTTGCTGGACGGGGAGCCCATCAGCCACCTGCCGATGCATTTACGCGCCCGCAAGGGCATCGGTTACCTGGCCCAGGAGCCCAGCGTCTTTCGGAAGTTGACCGTCGAGGAGAACATCATCGCGGTCTGGCAATTCAAGGGAGTGCCCAAGGCTGAGCAGAAGGCGCGCCTCCCGGCTTTGCTGGAGGAATTCAACCTGACCAAGGTGGCCCGCAACAAGGGGTCCCAGCTCAGTGGCGGTGAACGGAGACGGGTCGAGATCGCGCGCGCCATGGCCGCCAACCCGAGTTTCCTGCTGCTGGATGAGCCTTTCAGCGCCATCGACCCGCTGACCGTGGCTGAATTGCAAAAGATGATCCGACGTCTCAAAGAGAAGAACCTGGGCATCCTGATCACGGACCACAACGTGCGGGAAACCCTGGGGGTCGTTGATTACGCTCACATTCTCAGCAACGGGGAGGTGGTGGTATCCGGCACCCCCGAGGAGATCGCCTCGAGCGAGATTGCCCGCCGTCACTATCTGGGCGAAGAGTTTCGGATGTGA